The Pseudomonadota bacterium genome includes a window with the following:
- a CDS encoding ATP-binding protein has product MIERPFWISRIEAAWQEASIVWLAGVRRVGKTTIAQSFGDENVYYINCDLPAVNDMVSDPELFFRNCPRPVVIFDEVHQLSDPSMVLKIGADMFPHLKIIATGSSTLAASKKFKDTLTGRKRLVHLTPVLWSELPAFNTAPLLKRLYHGGLPQALLSETKQPAFYREWVDSFFSRDIQRLFAFRDPDKFNMFFEYLIKQSGGQLEATKASSALGIGRPTIESHLQALEITHAVTLVRPFYGGGRKEIIKMPKVYCFDTGFVSLYRGWEPLRPDDYGALWEHLVLEHLQAHAWNNTVQYWRNSGGREIDFVIVRNRDEIDAIECKWQPGQFDVSSLKVFRSYYPRGNNYLVCPLSGPGYMKSISGVNVYICNPGGLSFT; this is encoded by the coding sequence ATGATAGAGAGACCATTCTGGATTAGCAGAATAGAAGCAGCCTGGCAGGAAGCGTCCATTGTATGGCTTGCCGGTGTGAGGAGGGTGGGCAAGACAACCATTGCCCAGAGTTTCGGTGATGAAAATGTTTATTATATAAACTGTGACCTGCCGGCAGTAAACGATATGGTATCCGACCCTGAGCTGTTTTTTCGCAACTGCCCTCGTCCTGTTGTGATTTTTGATGAGGTGCATCAGCTCAGTGACCCAAGCATGGTGCTGAAAATAGGCGCGGATATGTTCCCGCACCTAAAGATCATTGCCACCGGTTCATCAACGCTTGCCGCGAGTAAAAAGTTCAAAGACACCCTCACGGGGAGAAAACGCCTTGTCCATCTGACTCCTGTTCTCTGGAGTGAACTTCCTGCATTCAATACTGCACCGCTTTTGAAAAGGCTCTACCACGGAGGATTGCCTCAGGCGTTATTATCTGAAACAAAGCAGCCTGCATTCTATCGTGAGTGGGTAGATTCATTTTTTTCACGGGATATTCAAAGACTGTTTGCTTTCCGTGATCCCGACAAGTTCAACATGTTTTTTGAATATCTTATAAAACAGAGTGGAGGGCAGTTAGAGGCGACAAAAGCATCAAGCGCACTTGGTATTGGCAGGCCAACCATAGAGAGCCACCTGCAGGCGCTGGAGATAACCCATGCCGTAACCCTCGTAAGACCATTCTATGGTGGCGGCCGGAAAGAAATCATCAAAATGCCGAAAGTCTATTGCTTTGATACCGGTTTTGTGAGCCTCTATAGAGGGTGGGAGCCGTTAAGACCTGACGATTACGGCGCTCTGTGGGAACACCTTGTGCTGGAACACCTTCAGGCACATGCCTGGAATAATACGGTTCAGTACTGGCGCAACAGCGGCGGCAGGGAAATAGACTTCGTTATCGTGCGGAACAGGGATGAAATAGACGCGATAGAGTGTAAGTGGCAACCCGGGCAGTTTGATGTATCATCGCTCAAGGTATTCCGATCTTATTACCCCAGGGGGAACAATTATCTTGTATGCCCCCTTTCAGGGCCAGGATATATGAAGAGCATTTCAGGTGTAAATGTCTATATCTGCAATCCCGGAGGATTATCATTCACGTGA
- the uvrB gene encoding excinuclease ABC subunit UvrB, whose protein sequence is MPRFKLVSDYKPEGDQPKAIKKLTRNIEKGVLHQVLLGVTGSGKTFTMANVIERVQRPALVISHNKTLAAQLYTEFKTLFPENEVHFFVSYYDYYQPEAYVPTTDTYIEKDSSINEEIDKLRLLATNALFERDDVIIVASVSCIYGLGSPEAYYGMLIYLEEGQKIERKTVFDKLIQCQYERNDMDFYRGRFRVRGANIDIFPAYEEERAFRIVLDDDIITRIHTIDPLTGQTMERLKKCTIFPTSHYVTPKETLESAITSIEEELTGYLTFLKGQNKLLEAQRVEMRTKYDLEMIKEIGYCSGIENYSRHLTGRKPGEPPPTLIDYLPKDALVMIDESHVTVPQLTGMYRGDRSRKSTLVEFGFRLPSALDNRPLTFEEFNERIGQVVYVSATPAKYELEKAGGNIVEQIIRPTGLMDPAIELKEAKNQVNTLLDEIRKVIALKERVLVTTLTKRFAEDLTDFLLDAGIKTKYLHSDIDTLERVAIVRDLRMGKFDVLVGVNLLREGLDLPEVSLVAILDADKEGFLRSGTALIQTCGRAARNINGRVLMFGDKITESMKRAISETERRRKTQMEYNVKNGITPEGIKKSIVDVLSSIYEKDYLRVPLDELEENGIEPKKLSKMVKKLKKAINEAAKRWDFEKASQLRDRLLKLEKMEITL, encoded by the coding sequence ATGCCGCGATTCAAATTAGTCAGCGATTACAAACCAGAGGGCGATCAGCCTAAGGCAATCAAAAAACTTACGAGGAACATCGAAAAAGGCGTGCTTCACCAGGTTCTGCTTGGCGTGACAGGTTCGGGTAAGACGTTTACTATGGCCAATGTAATTGAACGGGTGCAGAGACCTGCACTTGTCATCTCACACAATAAGACCCTTGCCGCCCAGCTTTATACGGAATTTAAGACACTATTTCCTGAAAATGAAGTTCACTTTTTCGTAAGTTATTATGATTATTACCAGCCCGAAGCGTATGTTCCCACAACCGATACCTATATCGAAAAAGATTCCTCAATAAATGAGGAGATTGACAAACTGCGGCTTCTTGCTACAAATGCACTCTTCGAAAGGGATGATGTGATAATTGTGGCAAGCGTATCATGCATATACGGTCTGGGTTCGCCTGAGGCATATTACGGTATGCTTATATACCTTGAAGAAGGACAGAAGATAGAGCGGAAAACAGTCTTCGATAAACTTATCCAGTGTCAATACGAGAGGAACGACATGGATTTTTATCGTGGCAGGTTCAGGGTCAGGGGTGCAAATATTGACATTTTTCCTGCCTATGAGGAAGAGAGGGCATTCAGGATTGTTCTCGATGATGATATAATAACACGTATTCATACGATTGACCCTTTAACCGGCCAGACCATGGAAAGACTTAAGAAGTGCACCATATTTCCTACGAGTCATTATGTGACCCCCAAGGAAACACTGGAATCTGCTATTACATCGATTGAAGAGGAATTAACAGGGTATCTGACGTTTCTGAAAGGGCAGAATAAGCTCCTCGAAGCCCAGAGGGTTGAAATGAGGACGAAATATGACCTTGAGATGATAAAGGAGATAGGTTACTGCTCAGGCATAGAAAACTATTCGAGGCATCTTACGGGAAGGAAACCCGGAGAACCGCCGCCTACGCTCATCGACTATCTTCCAAAGGATGCCCTTGTGATGATTGACGAGAGTCATGTGACAGTGCCGCAGCTCACTGGGATGTACCGGGGAGACAGGTCACGGAAGTCAACACTGGTGGAGTTCGGTTTCAGGCTCCCCTCTGCCCTCGATAACAGGCCCTTAACATTCGAAGAGTTCAACGAGAGAATAGGACAGGTTGTGTATGTCTCTGCTACCCCAGCCAAATATGAGCTGGAAAAGGCGGGAGGCAATATCGTAGAGCAGATTATCAGGCCGACAGGCCTTATGGATCCTGCCATTGAATTGAAGGAGGCAAAAAACCAGGTCAATACCTTACTTGATGAGATCAGAAAGGTTATAGCGTTAAAAGAGCGGGTATTGGTTACGACGCTTACCAAGAGGTTTGCTGAAGACCTGACGGATTTTCTCCTCGATGCCGGGATTAAAACGAAATATCTCCATTCTGATATCGACACCCTTGAACGCGTTGCCATAGTGAGGGATCTGCGGATGGGCAAATTTGATGTACTTGTGGGCGTCAACCTGCTCAGAGAAGGTCTTGATTTGCCTGAGGTATCGCTTGTTGCCATACTTGATGCCGATAAGGAGGGGTTTTTACGTTCCGGGACAGCCCTCATTCAGACATGCGGGCGTGCAGCAAGAAATATAAACGGCAGGGTGCTCATGTTTGGGGATAAGATTACGGAATCCATGAAAAGGGCTATCTCAGAGACAGAGAGACGAAGAAAGACGCAGATGGAATATAACGTAAAAAATGGCATTACCCCTGAAGGCATCAAGAAATCCATTGTGGATGTACTGTCTTCCATATATGAAAAAGATTACCTGCGAGTACCTCTTGATGAATTAGAGGAAAATGGCATAGAGCCGAAAAAGTTATCCAAGATGGTGAAAAAATTAAAGAAAGCAATTAACGAGGCAGCAAAGCGGTGGGATTTTGAGAAGGCCTCACAACTGCGGGATAGACTGTTGAAACTGGAGAAGATGGAGATAACGCTTTGA